From Medicago truncatula cultivar Jemalong A17 chromosome 7, MtrunA17r5.0-ANR, whole genome shotgun sequence, a single genomic window includes:
- the LOC25497799 gene encoding uncharacterized protein codes for MNNWAPPLIAAALFWLLSPGMIFQLPGKNSPLEFMNMKTTIASIFVHTVLYGLLLMLFFVVLDLHLYIT; via the coding sequence ATGAATAATTGGGCTCCTCCTCTCATAGCTGCAGCTTTATTTTGGCTATTATCACCAGGAATGATTTTTCAGCTTCCAGGGAAGAATTCACCATTGGAGTTTATGAATATGAAGACAACTATTGCATCAATTTTTGTACACACTGTTCTTTATGGTTTGCTTCTCATGTTGTTCTTTGTTGTTCTTGATCTTCATCTTTATATCACTTGA
- the LOC25497794 gene encoding zinc finger protein GIS, with amino-acid sequence MCNKGKEKVNEESVANLKTGENLNNENKRKAIVLGESHIETQNSKTPKKDVAEEESTDSSKEISPFLLFGFIVDLRKGIQKAYSCKFCSRKFTSPHALGGHQNSHKLERSVKEKIQAFNKAWINYSNDNQGISLNNIPPFHMGCGYQYHGYNNMIQHAGPSNFYAENLYGALQHISEIDEVNEGDAGSDEFDQEDKETQEEDASKIDLTLKL; translated from the coding sequence ATGTGCAACAAGGGGAAGGAGAAGGTGAATGAAGAATCAGTAGCCAATTTGAAGACGGGTGAGAATCTGAACAATGAGAACAAGCGAAAGGCAATCGTGCTAGGAGAGTCCCATATTGAAACTCAGAATTCAAAGACTCCCAAAAAAGATGTTGCTGAAGAAGAATCAACTGATTCATCGAAAGaaatttctccatttcttcTTTTTGGATTCATTGTTGATCTCAGGAAAGGAATTCAAAAAGCTTACTCATGTAAATTTTGTAGCAGAAAGTTCACGAGTCCACATGCATTAGGTGGCCATCAAAATTCTCACAAATTAGAGAGAAGTGTCAAAGAAAAGATCCAAGCTTTTAACAAAGCCTggataaattactcaaatgaTAATCAAGGGATAAGTCTAAACAACATCCCTCCATTCCATATGGGGTGTGGATATCAATATCATGGATATAACAATATGATTCAGCATGCAGGGCCATCAAACTTTTATGCCGAGAATTTGTATGGTGCATTGCAGCATATTTCGGAGATAGATGAAGTGAACGAGGGAGATGCTGGTAGTGATGAATTTGATCAGGAAGACAAAGAGACTCAAGAGGAGGATGCATCCAAGATTGATTTAACCCTTAAgctttga